In Strigops habroptila isolate Jane chromosome 4, bStrHab1.2.pri, whole genome shotgun sequence, a single genomic region encodes these proteins:
- the KLC1 gene encoding kinesin light chain 1 isoform X8, whose product MYENMSTMVYLKEEKLEKLTQDEIIAKTKQVINGLEALKNEHNSILQSLLETLKCLKKDDETNLVEEKSNMIRKSLEMLELGLSEAQVMMALSNHLNAVESEKQKLRAQVRRLCQENQWLRDELANTQQKLQKSEQSVAQLEEEKKHLEFMNQLKKYDDDISPSEDKDTDSTKEPLDDLFPNDEDDQGQGIQQQHSSAAAAAQQGGYEIPARLRTLHNLVIQYASQGRYEVAVPLCKQALEDLEKTSGHDHPDVATMLNILALVYRDQNKYKDAANLLNDALAIREKTLGKDHPAVAATLNNLAVLYGKRGKYKEAEPLCKRALEIREKVLGKDHPDVAKQLNNLALLCQNQGKYEEVEYYYQRALEIYQTKLGPDDPNVAKTKNNLASCYLKQGKFKQAETLYKEILTRAHEREFGSVDDENKPIWMHAEEREECKGKQKDGTSFGEYGGWYKACKVDSPTVTTTLKNLGALYRRQGKFEAAETLEEAAMRSRKQVIKGEQTGLMHFPFSAKSKEGLDNVHKQRVAEVLNDPESIEKRRSRESLNVDVVKYESGPDGGEEA is encoded by the exons aTGTATGAAAACATGTCCACAATGGTGTATTTAAAGGAAGAGAAGTTGGAGAAGCTCACTCAAGATGAAATCATTGCCAAAACTAAGCAAGTGATCAATGGACTAGAGGCACTGAAGAATGAACACAATTCAATTTTACAGAGCTTActtgaaacactgaaatgtttgAAGAAAGATGATGAAACTAATCTGgttgaagaaaaatcaaacatgaTTCGAAAGTCACTGGAAATGCTGGAGCTTGGCCTTAGTGAAGCACAG gTAATGATGGCCTTGTCAAATCACTTAAATGCAGTGGAATCGGAGAAGCAGAAATTGCGTGCTCAGGTTCGCCGGCTATGCCAGGAAAACCAGTGGCTACGGGATGAACTAGCCAATACACAGCAGAAGCTACAGAAAAGTGAGCAATCTGTGGCTCaactggaggaagaaaagaaacatctagAGTTCAtgaatcaattaaaaaaatatgacgATGATATTTCACCATCA GAGGATAAGGATACAGATTCCACCAAAGAGCCTTTGGATGACTTGTTTCCCAATGATGAGGATGACCAAGGACAAGGAA ttcaacagcagcacagcagtgcagcagctgctgcccaaCAAGGTGGCTATGAAATTCCAGCAAGATTAAGGACCCTTCATAATCTTGTTATTCAGTACGCTTCCCAAGGTAGATATGAGGTTGCTGTACCTCTCTGTAAACAAGCTCTTGAAGATCTGGAGAAGACTTCAGGTCATGATCATCCTGATGTTGCCACTATGTTGAACATACTTGCTTTGGTGTACAG AGACCAGAACAAATACAAAGATGCAGCAAATCTCCTGAATGATGCCTTGGCTATCCGTGAGAAGACTTTGGGCAAAGATCATCCAGCG GTGGCAGCAACTCTAAACAATCTTGCAGTACTTTATGGTAAACGGGGAAAGTACAAAGAAGCTGAACCGTTGTGTAAGCGAGCTCTGGAAATCAGGGAAAAG GTCCTGGGGAAGGATCACCCTGACGTTGCTAAACAATTAAATAACTTGGCTTTACTGTGCCAGAACCAGGGTAAATACGAGGAGGTTGAATACTACTATCAGAGGGCACTGGAAATTTACCAGACCAAGTTGGGACCAGATGATCCAAATGTTGCAAAAACAAAGAATAACCTG GCATCCTGCTATCTAAAACAGGGCAAATTTAAGCAAGCGGAAACTTTATACAAAGAGATTCTTACTCGTGCTCACGAACGGGAATTTGGCTCTGTAGATG ATGAAAATAAGCCTATTTGGATGCATgcagaagagagggaggaatgCAAA ggaaagcaaaaagatgGCACATCTTTTGGAGAATATGGTGGCTGGTACAAAGCTTGCAAAGTTGACAG tcCAACAGTAACAACTACCTTAAAGAATCTTGGGGCGCTTTACAGACGACAGGGCAAGTTTGAAGCTGCTGAAACATTAGAGGAGGCAGCAATGAGATCTCGTAAACAG GTCATTAAAGGAGAACAGACAGGGTTAATGCATTTCCCCTTCTCAGCTAAAAGCAAAGAG GGTCTTGACAATGTTCATAAACAGAGAGTTGCTGAAGTGCTGAATGACCCTGAGAGCATAGAAAAAAGGCGAAGCCGAGAAAGCCTCAATGTTGATGTGGTAAAGTACGAGAGTGGTCCTGATGGAGGCGAGGAA GCCTAG
- the KLC1 gene encoding kinesin light chain 1 isoform X9 — MYENMSTMVYLKEEKLEKLTQDEIIAKTKQVINGLEALKNEHNSILQSLLETLKCLKKDDETNLVEEKSNMIRKSLEMLELGLSEAQVMMALSNHLNAVESEKQKLRAQVRRLCQENQWLRDELANTQQKLQKSEQSVAQLEEEKKHLEFMNQLKKYDDDISPSEDKDTDSTKEPLDDLFPNDEDDQGQGIQQQHSSAAAAAQQGGYEIPARLRTLHNLVIQYASQGRYEVAVPLCKQALEDLEKTSGHDHPDVATMLNILALVYRDQNKYKDAANLLNDALAIREKTLGKDHPAVAATLNNLAVLYGKRGKYKEAEPLCKRALEIREKVLGKDHPDVAKQLNNLALLCQNQGKYEEVEYYYQRALEIYQTKLGPDDPNVAKTKNNLASCYLKQGKFKQAETLYKEILTRAHEREFGSVDDENKPIWMHAEEREECKGKQKDGTSFGEYGGWYKACKVDSPTVTTTLKNLGALYRRQGKFEAAETLEEAAMRSRKQGLDNVHKQRVAEVLNDPESIEKRRSRESLNVDVVKYESGPDGGEEVSMSVEWNGVSTVHSLRK, encoded by the exons aTGTATGAAAACATGTCCACAATGGTGTATTTAAAGGAAGAGAAGTTGGAGAAGCTCACTCAAGATGAAATCATTGCCAAAACTAAGCAAGTGATCAATGGACTAGAGGCACTGAAGAATGAACACAATTCAATTTTACAGAGCTTActtgaaacactgaaatgtttgAAGAAAGATGATGAAACTAATCTGgttgaagaaaaatcaaacatgaTTCGAAAGTCACTGGAAATGCTGGAGCTTGGCCTTAGTGAAGCACAG gTAATGATGGCCTTGTCAAATCACTTAAATGCAGTGGAATCGGAGAAGCAGAAATTGCGTGCTCAGGTTCGCCGGCTATGCCAGGAAAACCAGTGGCTACGGGATGAACTAGCCAATACACAGCAGAAGCTACAGAAAAGTGAGCAATCTGTGGCTCaactggaggaagaaaagaaacatctagAGTTCAtgaatcaattaaaaaaatatgacgATGATATTTCACCATCA GAGGATAAGGATACAGATTCCACCAAAGAGCCTTTGGATGACTTGTTTCCCAATGATGAGGATGACCAAGGACAAGGAA ttcaacagcagcacagcagtgcagcagctgctgcccaaCAAGGTGGCTATGAAATTCCAGCAAGATTAAGGACCCTTCATAATCTTGTTATTCAGTACGCTTCCCAAGGTAGATATGAGGTTGCTGTACCTCTCTGTAAACAAGCTCTTGAAGATCTGGAGAAGACTTCAGGTCATGATCATCCTGATGTTGCCACTATGTTGAACATACTTGCTTTGGTGTACAG AGACCAGAACAAATACAAAGATGCAGCAAATCTCCTGAATGATGCCTTGGCTATCCGTGAGAAGACTTTGGGCAAAGATCATCCAGCG GTGGCAGCAACTCTAAACAATCTTGCAGTACTTTATGGTAAACGGGGAAAGTACAAAGAAGCTGAACCGTTGTGTAAGCGAGCTCTGGAAATCAGGGAAAAG GTCCTGGGGAAGGATCACCCTGACGTTGCTAAACAATTAAATAACTTGGCTTTACTGTGCCAGAACCAGGGTAAATACGAGGAGGTTGAATACTACTATCAGAGGGCACTGGAAATTTACCAGACCAAGTTGGGACCAGATGATCCAAATGTTGCAAAAACAAAGAATAACCTG GCATCCTGCTATCTAAAACAGGGCAAATTTAAGCAAGCGGAAACTTTATACAAAGAGATTCTTACTCGTGCTCACGAACGGGAATTTGGCTCTGTAGATG ATGAAAATAAGCCTATTTGGATGCATgcagaagagagggaggaatgCAAA ggaaagcaaaaagatgGCACATCTTTTGGAGAATATGGTGGCTGGTACAAAGCTTGCAAAGTTGACAG tcCAACAGTAACAACTACCTTAAAGAATCTTGGGGCGCTTTACAGACGACAGGGCAAGTTTGAAGCTGCTGAAACATTAGAGGAGGCAGCAATGAGATCTCGTAAACAG GGTCTTGACAATGTTCATAAACAGAGAGTTGCTGAAGTGCTGAATGACCCTGAGAGCATAGAAAAAAGGCGAAGCCGAGAAAGCCTCAATGTTGATGTGGTAAAGTACGAGAGTGGTCCTGATGGAGGCGAGGAAGTGAGTATGAGCGTAGAATGGAATGGGGTAAGTACAGTACACAGTTTAAGAAAATAG
- the KLC1 gene encoding kinesin light chain 1 isoform X6 — MYENMSTMVYLKEEKLEKLTQDEIIAKTKQVINGLEALKNEHNSILQSLLETLKCLKKDDETNLVEEKSNMIRKSLEMLELGLSEAQVMMALSNHLNAVESEKQKLRAQVRRLCQENQWLRDELANTQQKLQKSEQSVAQLEEEKKHLEFMNQLKKYDDDISPSEDKDTDSTKEPLDDLFPNDEDDQGQGIQQQHSSAAAAAQQGGYEIPARLRTLHNLVIQYASQGRYEVAVPLCKQALEDLEKTSGHDHPDVATMLNILALVYRDQNKYKDAANLLNDALAIREKTLGKDHPAVAATLNNLAVLYGKRGKYKEAEPLCKRALEIREKVLGKDHPDVAKQLNNLALLCQNQGKYEEVEYYYQRALEIYQTKLGPDDPNVAKTKNNLASCYLKQGKFKQAETLYKEILTRAHEREFGSVDDENKPIWMHAEEREECKGKQKDGTSFGEYGGWYKACKVDSPTVTTTLKNLGALYRRQGKFEAAETLEEAAMRSRKQGLDNVHKQRVAEVLNDPESIEKRRSRESLNVDVVKYESGPDGGEEVSMSVEWNGDGTGSLKRSGSFSKLRASIRRSSEKLVRKLKGGSSRDSEPKNPGMKRASSLNVLNMGGKATEDHFQERNNCLTDTRALSVSHTDLAH, encoded by the exons aTGTATGAAAACATGTCCACAATGGTGTATTTAAAGGAAGAGAAGTTGGAGAAGCTCACTCAAGATGAAATCATTGCCAAAACTAAGCAAGTGATCAATGGACTAGAGGCACTGAAGAATGAACACAATTCAATTTTACAGAGCTTActtgaaacactgaaatgtttgAAGAAAGATGATGAAACTAATCTGgttgaagaaaaatcaaacatgaTTCGAAAGTCACTGGAAATGCTGGAGCTTGGCCTTAGTGAAGCACAG gTAATGATGGCCTTGTCAAATCACTTAAATGCAGTGGAATCGGAGAAGCAGAAATTGCGTGCTCAGGTTCGCCGGCTATGCCAGGAAAACCAGTGGCTACGGGATGAACTAGCCAATACACAGCAGAAGCTACAGAAAAGTGAGCAATCTGTGGCTCaactggaggaagaaaagaaacatctagAGTTCAtgaatcaattaaaaaaatatgacgATGATATTTCACCATCA GAGGATAAGGATACAGATTCCACCAAAGAGCCTTTGGATGACTTGTTTCCCAATGATGAGGATGACCAAGGACAAGGAA ttcaacagcagcacagcagtgcagcagctgctgcccaaCAAGGTGGCTATGAAATTCCAGCAAGATTAAGGACCCTTCATAATCTTGTTATTCAGTACGCTTCCCAAGGTAGATATGAGGTTGCTGTACCTCTCTGTAAACAAGCTCTTGAAGATCTGGAGAAGACTTCAGGTCATGATCATCCTGATGTTGCCACTATGTTGAACATACTTGCTTTGGTGTACAG AGACCAGAACAAATACAAAGATGCAGCAAATCTCCTGAATGATGCCTTGGCTATCCGTGAGAAGACTTTGGGCAAAGATCATCCAGCG GTGGCAGCAACTCTAAACAATCTTGCAGTACTTTATGGTAAACGGGGAAAGTACAAAGAAGCTGAACCGTTGTGTAAGCGAGCTCTGGAAATCAGGGAAAAG GTCCTGGGGAAGGATCACCCTGACGTTGCTAAACAATTAAATAACTTGGCTTTACTGTGCCAGAACCAGGGTAAATACGAGGAGGTTGAATACTACTATCAGAGGGCACTGGAAATTTACCAGACCAAGTTGGGACCAGATGATCCAAATGTTGCAAAAACAAAGAATAACCTG GCATCCTGCTATCTAAAACAGGGCAAATTTAAGCAAGCGGAAACTTTATACAAAGAGATTCTTACTCGTGCTCACGAACGGGAATTTGGCTCTGTAGATG ATGAAAATAAGCCTATTTGGATGCATgcagaagagagggaggaatgCAAA ggaaagcaaaaagatgGCACATCTTTTGGAGAATATGGTGGCTGGTACAAAGCTTGCAAAGTTGACAG tcCAACAGTAACAACTACCTTAAAGAATCTTGGGGCGCTTTACAGACGACAGGGCAAGTTTGAAGCTGCTGAAACATTAGAGGAGGCAGCAATGAGATCTCGTAAACAG GGTCTTGACAATGTTCATAAACAGAGAGTTGCTGAAGTGCTGAATGACCCTGAGAGCATAGAAAAAAGGCGAAGCCGAGAAAGCCTCAATGTTGATGTGGTAAAGTACGAGAGTGGTCCTGATGGAGGCGAGGAAGTGAGTATGAGCGTAGAATGGAATGGG gatgGCACTGGATCTTTAAAGCGCAGTGGTTCCTTTAGCAAACTTCGTGCTTCCATTAGACGCAGCAGTGAGAAGCTGGTTAGAAAGCTGAAGGGAGGAAGTTCACGGGACAGTGAACCAAAGAATCCAGG
- the KLC1 gene encoding kinesin light chain 1 isoform X10 → MYENMSTMVYLKEEKLEKLTQDEIIAKTKQVINGLEALKNEHNSILQSLLETLKCLKKDDETNLVEEKSNMIRKSLEMLELGLSEAQVMMALSNHLNAVESEKQKLRAQVRRLCQENQWLRDELANTQQKLQKSEQSVAQLEEEKKHLEFMNQLKKYDDDISPSEDKDTDSTKEPLDDLFPNDEDDQGQGIQQQHSSAAAAAQQGGYEIPARLRTLHNLVIQYASQGRYEVAVPLCKQALEDLEKTSGHDHPDVATMLNILALVYRDQNKYKDAANLLNDALAIREKTLGKDHPAVAATLNNLAVLYGKRGKYKEAEPLCKRALEIREKVLGKDHPDVAKQLNNLALLCQNQGKYEEVEYYYQRALEIYQTKLGPDDPNVAKTKNNLASCYLKQGKFKQAETLYKEILTRAHEREFGSVDDENKPIWMHAEEREECKGKQKDGTSFGEYGGWYKACKVDSPTVTTTLKNLGALYRRQGKFEAAETLEEAAMRSRKQGLDNVHKQRVAEVLNDPESIEKRRSRESLNVDVVKYESGPDGGEEA, encoded by the exons aTGTATGAAAACATGTCCACAATGGTGTATTTAAAGGAAGAGAAGTTGGAGAAGCTCACTCAAGATGAAATCATTGCCAAAACTAAGCAAGTGATCAATGGACTAGAGGCACTGAAGAATGAACACAATTCAATTTTACAGAGCTTActtgaaacactgaaatgtttgAAGAAAGATGATGAAACTAATCTGgttgaagaaaaatcaaacatgaTTCGAAAGTCACTGGAAATGCTGGAGCTTGGCCTTAGTGAAGCACAG gTAATGATGGCCTTGTCAAATCACTTAAATGCAGTGGAATCGGAGAAGCAGAAATTGCGTGCTCAGGTTCGCCGGCTATGCCAGGAAAACCAGTGGCTACGGGATGAACTAGCCAATACACAGCAGAAGCTACAGAAAAGTGAGCAATCTGTGGCTCaactggaggaagaaaagaaacatctagAGTTCAtgaatcaattaaaaaaatatgacgATGATATTTCACCATCA GAGGATAAGGATACAGATTCCACCAAAGAGCCTTTGGATGACTTGTTTCCCAATGATGAGGATGACCAAGGACAAGGAA ttcaacagcagcacagcagtgcagcagctgctgcccaaCAAGGTGGCTATGAAATTCCAGCAAGATTAAGGACCCTTCATAATCTTGTTATTCAGTACGCTTCCCAAGGTAGATATGAGGTTGCTGTACCTCTCTGTAAACAAGCTCTTGAAGATCTGGAGAAGACTTCAGGTCATGATCATCCTGATGTTGCCACTATGTTGAACATACTTGCTTTGGTGTACAG AGACCAGAACAAATACAAAGATGCAGCAAATCTCCTGAATGATGCCTTGGCTATCCGTGAGAAGACTTTGGGCAAAGATCATCCAGCG GTGGCAGCAACTCTAAACAATCTTGCAGTACTTTATGGTAAACGGGGAAAGTACAAAGAAGCTGAACCGTTGTGTAAGCGAGCTCTGGAAATCAGGGAAAAG GTCCTGGGGAAGGATCACCCTGACGTTGCTAAACAATTAAATAACTTGGCTTTACTGTGCCAGAACCAGGGTAAATACGAGGAGGTTGAATACTACTATCAGAGGGCACTGGAAATTTACCAGACCAAGTTGGGACCAGATGATCCAAATGTTGCAAAAACAAAGAATAACCTG GCATCCTGCTATCTAAAACAGGGCAAATTTAAGCAAGCGGAAACTTTATACAAAGAGATTCTTACTCGTGCTCACGAACGGGAATTTGGCTCTGTAGATG ATGAAAATAAGCCTATTTGGATGCATgcagaagagagggaggaatgCAAA ggaaagcaaaaagatgGCACATCTTTTGGAGAATATGGTGGCTGGTACAAAGCTTGCAAAGTTGACAG tcCAACAGTAACAACTACCTTAAAGAATCTTGGGGCGCTTTACAGACGACAGGGCAAGTTTGAAGCTGCTGAAACATTAGAGGAGGCAGCAATGAGATCTCGTAAACAG GGTCTTGACAATGTTCATAAACAGAGAGTTGCTGAAGTGCTGAATGACCCTGAGAGCATAGAAAAAAGGCGAAGCCGAGAAAGCCTCAATGTTGATGTGGTAAAGTACGAGAGTGGTCCTGATGGAGGCGAGGAA GCCTAG